Proteins encoded in a region of the Klebsiella sp. RIT-PI-d genome:
- the yihA gene encoding ribosome biogenesis GTP-binding protein YihA/YsxC, translating to MTSFNYQQTHFVTSAPDIRHLPSDTGIEVAFAGRSNAGKSSALNTLTNQKNLARTSKTPGRTQLINLFEFADGKRLVDLPGYGYAQVPEEMKIKWQRALGEYLEKRQCLQGIVILMDIRHPLKDLDQQMILWAVESNIQVLVLLTKADKLASGARKAQINMVREAVLAFNGDVQVEAFSSLKKIGVDKLRQKLDGWYSDLPPVTEAQTEENAE from the coding sequence TTGACAAGTTTTAATTATCAACAAACGCACTTTGTCACCAGTGCACCGGATATTCGCCATCTTCCCAGCGATACCGGCATAGAAGTGGCTTTCGCTGGCCGCTCTAATGCGGGCAAATCGAGTGCTCTGAATACGCTGACTAACCAAAAGAACCTCGCGAGAACGTCCAAAACGCCGGGGCGTACACAACTTATCAATCTTTTTGAGTTCGCCGACGGTAAACGCCTGGTTGACCTTCCAGGCTACGGCTATGCGCAGGTGCCTGAAGAGATGAAAATCAAATGGCAGCGTGCGCTGGGTGAATATCTTGAAAAACGCCAGTGTTTGCAGGGTATCGTGATCCTGATGGATATTCGCCATCCGCTTAAAGATCTCGACCAGCAAATGATCCTGTGGGCGGTTGAAAGCAATATTCAGGTACTGGTGCTGTTAACCAAAGCTGACAAGCTGGCCAGCGGCGCGCGTAAAGCGCAGATTAATATGGTGCGGGAAGCGGTACTCGCGTTTAACGGTGACGTGCAGGTTGAAGCGTTCTCATCGCTCAAAAAAATCGGCGTGGATAAACTGCGTCAGAAGCTGGATGGCTGGTATAGCGATTTGCCGCCGGTAACTGAAGCGCAAACAGAAGAAAACGCGGAATAA
- the polA gene encoding DNA polymerase I, with amino-acid sequence MVQISENPLILVDGSSYLYRAYHAFPPLTNSAGEPTGAMYGVLNMLRSLIMQYQPTHAVVVFDAKGKTFRDELFEHYKSHRPPMPDDLRAQIEPLHAMVKAMGLPLMAVSGVEADDVIGTLAREADKAGRAVLISTGDKDMAQLVTPNITLINTMTNTILGPEEVESKYGVPPELIIDFLALMGDSSDNIPGVPGVGEKTAQALLQGLGGLDALYAEPEKIAGLSFRGAKTMAAKLEQNKEVAYLSYQLATIKTDVELELTCEQLHVQQPAVEELLELFQKYEFKRWFSDLEAGKWLQARGAKPAAKAQDAQVAEAEVIPSVATLSAERYVTILDEETLANWIAILKDTPVFAFDTETDSLDNISANLVGISFATEPGVAAYIPVAHDYLDAPEQLSRERVLELLKPLLEDENALKIGQNLKFDRGILQNYGIELRGIAFDTMLESYTLNSVVGRHDMDSLSDRWLKHKTVSFEEIAGKGKNQLTFNQIALEEAGHYAAEDADVTLQLHLKMWPELQKETGPLNIFQNIEMPLVPVISRIERNGVKIDPAVLHKHSGEIALRLNELEQKAHDIAGEPFNLSSTKQLQTILFEKQGIKPLKKTPGGAPSTSEEVLEELALDYPLPKVILEYRGLAKLKSTYTDKLPLMINPKTGRVHTSYHQAVTATGRLSSTDPNLQNIPVRNDEGRRIRQAFIAPKDYVIVSADYSQIELRIMAHLSRDKGLLTAFAEGKDIHRATAAEVFGLPLESVSNEQRRSAKAINFGLIYGMSAFGLSRQLNIPRKESQKYMDLYFERYPGVLEYMERTRAQAKDKGYVETLDGRRLYLPDIKSSNAARRAGAERAAINAPMQGTAADIIKRAMIAVDAWLETEKPRVQMIMQVHDELVFEVHKDDVAAVSKKIHELMENCTQLDVPLLVEVDSGENWDQAH; translated from the coding sequence ATGGTTCAGATCTCAGAAAACCCACTTATCCTGGTTGATGGTTCCTCTTACCTCTATCGGGCCTATCATGCGTTTCCTCCTCTGACCAACAGCGCCGGGGAACCGACGGGCGCCATGTACGGCGTGCTCAATATGTTGCGCAGTCTGATTATGCAATATCAGCCTACCCACGCCGTGGTCGTCTTTGATGCTAAAGGTAAAACCTTTCGCGATGAGTTATTTGAGCACTATAAGTCCCATCGTCCACCGATGCCTGACGATCTGCGTGCGCAGATCGAGCCGTTACATGCCATGGTAAAAGCGATGGGTCTGCCATTAATGGCGGTATCCGGTGTCGAAGCCGATGACGTTATTGGTACACTCGCACGTGAAGCTGACAAAGCAGGGCGGGCGGTGCTGATCAGTACCGGTGATAAAGACATGGCGCAGTTAGTGACGCCTAATATCACCCTCATTAACACCATGACCAATACTATTCTCGGGCCGGAAGAAGTTGAGAGTAAATATGGCGTGCCGCCAGAGCTTATCATCGACTTCCTGGCCCTGATGGGTGACTCATCAGATAACATTCCTGGCGTGCCGGGGGTGGGTGAGAAAACTGCCCAGGCCCTGTTGCAGGGGCTGGGAGGGCTTGATGCACTGTATGCCGAGCCGGAAAAAATTGCTGGCCTGTCTTTCCGTGGTGCGAAAACCATGGCGGCAAAGCTTGAGCAGAATAAAGAGGTCGCCTACCTCTCTTATCAGCTGGCAACCATCAAAACGGATGTTGAACTGGAATTAACGTGTGAACAGCTGCACGTACAGCAACCCGCGGTTGAAGAACTGCTGGAACTGTTTCAGAAATACGAATTTAAGCGCTGGTTTAGCGATCTCGAGGCCGGAAAATGGTTACAGGCGAGAGGGGCAAAGCCCGCAGCAAAAGCGCAAGATGCGCAGGTTGCAGAAGCGGAAGTTATCCCCTCCGTTGCCACACTGTCAGCCGAGCGCTACGTCACTATTCTTGATGAAGAAACGCTGGCAAACTGGATCGCGATACTGAAGGACACGCCCGTATTTGCTTTTGATACCGAAACTGACAGCCTGGATAATATCAGTGCTAACCTGGTGGGGATCTCTTTTGCAACGGAACCTGGCGTGGCGGCATATATTCCGGTCGCACATGACTACCTTGACGCGCCAGAACAGCTTTCGCGTGAGCGGGTACTCGAATTACTTAAGCCGCTACTTGAAGATGAGAATGCCCTTAAGATCGGACAAAATCTGAAGTTTGACCGTGGGATCCTGCAAAACTACGGCATTGAACTGCGCGGCATCGCTTTTGACACCATGCTGGAATCTTACACGCTCAATAGCGTAGTAGGACGTCATGATATGGACTCTCTGTCCGATCGCTGGTTAAAGCATAAAACCGTCTCTTTCGAAGAAATTGCCGGCAAGGGTAAGAATCAACTGACGTTTAATCAGATTGCACTTGAAGAAGCGGGGCACTATGCGGCAGAAGATGCCGATGTAACCCTGCAACTGCACCTGAAGATGTGGCCGGAACTGCAAAAAGAAACCGGGCCACTTAATATCTTCCAGAACATTGAGATGCCGCTGGTGCCGGTTATCTCCCGTATCGAACGCAACGGCGTAAAAATCGATCCTGCGGTACTGCATAAGCATTCCGGTGAAATCGCCCTGCGTCTGAACGAGCTGGAACAGAAAGCACACGATATTGCTGGCGAACCGTTTAATCTCTCATCGACTAAACAGCTGCAAACAATTCTGTTCGAAAAACAGGGAATAAAACCGCTGAAGAAGACGCCGGGTGGCGCGCCTTCAACGTCTGAAGAGGTGCTGGAAGAACTGGCGCTGGATTATCCGCTGCCAAAAGTGATCCTTGAGTATCGCGGTCTGGCGAAGCTTAAATCGACCTATACCGATAAGCTGCCGCTGATGATTAACCCGAAAACCGGCCGCGTTCATACATCCTATCATCAGGCGGTTACTGCTACCGGACGGCTCTCATCCACCGATCCGAACCTGCAAAACATTCCGGTACGTAACGACGAAGGGCGTCGCATTCGTCAGGCTTTTATTGCGCCGAAAGATTATGTCATTGTCTCTGCCGACTACTCGCAGATTGAACTTCGTATTATGGCGCATCTGTCGCGCGACAAAGGGCTGTTAACGGCATTTGCCGAAGGTAAAGACATCCACCGTGCTACCGCTGCAGAGGTGTTTGGACTGCCGCTGGAGAGCGTATCAAATGAACAGCGCCGCAGTGCAAAAGCGATTAACTTTGGTCTGATTTATGGCATGAGTGCATTCGGCCTGTCACGCCAGCTGAATATACCGCGCAAAGAATCGCAGAAGTATATGGATCTCTACTTTGAACGCTATCCTGGCGTACTGGAGTATATGGAGCGGACGCGTGCTCAGGCAAAAGACAAAGGCTATGTTGAAACGCTGGATGGCCGTCGGCTTTATCTGCCAGACATTAAATCCAGCAACGCAGCGCGTCGGGCAGGGGCGGAACGTGCGGCCATCAATGCGCCGATGCAGGGAACTGCGGCAGATATTATCAAGCGGGCAATGATTGCAGTCGATGCATGGCTCGAAACAGAAAAACCGCGGGTGCAGATGATCATGCAGGTGCACGATGAACTGGTATTCGAAGTGCATAAAGATGACGTTGCAGCGGTGTCGAAAAAGATCCATGAGCTGATGGAAAACTGTACGCAACTTGACGTTCCGCTGCTGGTGGAAGTAGATAGCGGCGAAAACTGGGATCAGGCTCACTAA
- the dsbA gene encoding thiol:disulfide interchange protein DsbA translates to MKKIWLALAGMILAFSASAAQITDGKEYITLDQPVAGEPQVLEFFSFYCPHCYEFEEVLHVSDSVKKKLPEGTKMTKYHVEFLGPLGKEMTQAWAVAVALGVEDKITAPMFNAVQKTQTVQSVADIRKVFVDAGVKGEEYDAAWNSFVVKSLVAQQEKAAADLQLRGVPAMYVNGKYQLNPQGMDTSNMDMFIQQYADAVKQLVEKK, encoded by the coding sequence ATGAAAAAAATTTGGCTGGCACTGGCAGGCATGATTCTGGCATTTAGCGCGTCCGCCGCACAGATCACCGACGGTAAGGAATACATCACGCTTGATCAACCGGTCGCCGGTGAGCCTCAGGTACTGGAGTTTTTCTCATTCTACTGCCCGCACTGCTACGAATTTGAAGAAGTGCTGCATGTTTCTGATAGCGTCAAAAAGAAACTGCCAGAAGGCACTAAGATGACAAAGTACCATGTCGAGTTTCTTGGCCCGTTGGGTAAAGAAATGACCCAGGCCTGGGCAGTTGCTGTCGCGCTGGGCGTGGAAGATAAAATCACTGCACCAATGTTTAACGCCGTACAAAAGACGCAAACAGTACAATCCGTTGCTGATATCCGTAAAGTGTTCGTGGATGCGGGTGTGAAAGGCGAAGAATACGATGCAGCCTGGAACAGTTTTGTGGTGAAATCCCTGGTTGCTCAGCAGGAAAAAGCGGCTGCCGATCTGCAACTTCGCGGTGTTCCTGCGATGTATGTAAACGGGAAATATCAGCTGAATCCGCAGGGCATGGATACCAGCAATATGGATATGTTTATCCAGCAATATGCCGATGCAGTAAAACAACTGGTCGAAAAAAAGTAA